The genomic DNA TCCTCTCCCGGGACCGAGTACAACCGGAGTTTCAAATCTTGCTTTGAGAATTTCCTGGCCCACGTCGGCGCCCGATACGGCATCGGATTCGGATGTTTTCTGGCCTGCAACAAGATTGTTGATCCCAATCGCTGTGAATCCGCAACCTCAACCGCAAGTGATTCCGCATAGGCCTCCCGATCTTCCCGACCTTCCAGAAATGCGGCGCCCGCCTCAACGCCAAGTCGTCCGTCACCGGTGCAATCAATGAAGATCTCAGCTGCGATCTGAAAGCGGTCTTCGGTACTTTGCCGTTCTGCAATGGCATGCCTGATTCGATTGTCTTCGACCACGGCGCCTGTCACCGTTGTGTTGAGCATTAGAGTCAGGTTAGGCTCATTTCGGCACAAGTCGTACAGAATCAAATCAAAGATGGCGGCCGACCGTTGTGGATTGCGAACGCAGTTTTCCAGTCGGATTTCTTCAATGATTCCGCCCTCACGAGCTTCTGTTTCCAGTTCAGCTCCACGGTCAAAAGACCCTGTCCCATTTGCACCTACAACGTGCATACGGACTTCGCTGGAAGCATTTCCACCGAGAACGGATCGATCCTGACAGAGGATCACTTTGGCTCCATTGCGAGCAGCAGCGAGGGCGCAGGGAACTCCGGCTGGGCCTCCACCGGCGACAAGTATGTCGCAAGAAAGCGAATGATTTTGAAGCAACTGACTGACTTTCTAGAGCATCTTTCGAGTTGGTTTTCAGGTTCTGCCTCGTGGCGAACAGCAATTTCATTAGGGAAATGAGTTTTTCACGGGCACTCGGCAGAGCAAACTGCTCTATTTATCGACTTTTCGTACCGAGACGGCATTGTCGCTAAAGAGAAGGTCCTTGACCAGACTCTGTTCAGAAAGAGCCTGGCTTCGAAAGTAGTGTGAGTTTTCAGAGTTCATTGACACAAGGTTTAGTGATACCGAAAGCTTTACGGTATCACTTCACAAAAATTGAGGACAAGGAGCAGCTCCAGTCCAACGCCTCATTTGATCACCGCATCCGATAAGCCGCTCATTGGTTCGTTATGCGATGAGTTCCTCGATGACTGCACCATGATCAACAGCGGGGATTGGACGACCAGCGTGATTCAGGAAGTTCAGAGTTGGGTCGACCCCGAGTTGTCGCAAGATCGTGTGATGCAAATCTCCGGGACGAACAGGTCGTTCGGTCGGATGTTCGCCACGTTTGTTCGTCGCTCCAACAACGGTTCCCCCTTTGAGGCCTCCCCCTGCCATCAATACGGAAAGAGCATTGCCCCAGTGATCGCGTCCGGGTGTTCCTTTACTCATAGGAGCCCCGCCGTTTCCTCCATTGTTCATTTTCGGCGTACGACCAAATTCACCGCAGACAACGACCATTACTTTCTCATCAAGACCTCGTTCCTTGAGATCATTGAGTAAACCGCTGACTGCAAGATCCACTTTCGGAAGATAGGTTTCCATTCGAGCTTGATGATCCCAGTGAGAATCCCAGCCACCAAAGTGACACGTCACAATTGTCGAGCCAGCCTCGACAAGGCGGCGGGCTAAGAGCACGCTTTGGCCCCAACTGTTGCGGCCGTAACGATCTCTATTCTCAGGCGTCTCCTGCTGAATGTCGAATGCATCACGTGCCCGGGCTCCAGTAACGAGCTCGTACGCTTCCTGCTCAAATTGATCCGTCGTCTGCATCGCTTTCGACTTATCCATGAGCCGTCGCACTTCATCGAAGTGGACCGTCAATGATCGTCTCTCTGTAAGACGATCCAGGTTGAGCCCTTTTGCAAGATTCAGGTTCTGAACTTTGAAGTTGTCGTTATTGGGATCGCCAACCGTTTCGAAGGGATTGTTTTCAACGCCTAAATAATGCCCTCCAAAATAACCCGGACGAATACCGATACTCATCGAGTATGGGACTCCGACGAATGCTGGCATCCCGGCAACACGTGGACCGAGAACTTTCGTAGCGACGGCCCCAAAGAATGGGTACTTCTGAGCTTTCATGGCCCCGTTCACACCGCCGCGCCCCGTCAACATCCAGTGGCCCGCGGTGAAGTGGTCTCCGGCATTGTGATGGACCGATCGAACGAGCGAATAGCGATCCGCCAGTTTCGCTTGAAGTGGGAAGAGTTCCGTAATGTCGATTCCCGGAACATTTGTTGGGATGTGATTCCAGATCCCACGATACTCCGACGGAGCGTCCGGCTTGGGATCATAGGTGTCCATGTGACTCGGGCCACCATCCAGCCAGATGAGAATCAGCGAGGTCTCGGCCTGAGACGAACTCCCTGCCTGAGCCTTTGCTCGCAGGATGTCGCTCATCCCGAGCGATCCCATCCCTGCCATACCGATCTGCAAAAACGACCGGCGCGAAACCCCGTCGCAATACCGTCCAGTTGAACCCAATGATAGTCGAAACATGCTCTTCTCGGATTAGGATGAATGATCAGCGACAGTTTATGTGTCGGCGATGCCCGTCGTCAATATGAAGGCCAAAGTGATGACGAGCAGGTTTCGCTACTTCTTCTGAAATGCGCTCCCTCAAAGTCTAATGCAAACTCTCAGTCCAAGGTTCCCGGATTGAATTTCAGAGCTGATTACTCGTCGGTTTGGTATGCAGCACACTCTTTGATTCTACCATCGATCTCGTCGAGCAGTTCTTGATAGCCATCTCCCCCTACCCCGCCATACTCGGCCTGAAACTCTTGATCGCTCAAACCTTCAGGGAGATCTGCGCCGTCAGGAATATAGTCTGATTCCTGAAAACCAGAGTTGAGATGGTTTTGAAGTTCGATTGCGTTGGCTTTGGAGCTTGTTGCTTGGAAAGCGAACATGGTTCCCGCTCTGTCTGCAAGCAGGTCTCCGAAGGAAAATCCACTCCCACCGTTCGCGTCCAGTTCTTCCTTTAAAATGCCAATGTCCATACTGATTGAAGAATTCGACAACACCTGCAAAGCAGCACTTACGGTAAAGTGTTGAGTCCAGTCTTGGCGATCTCGCAATTTAATTTTGCGGAATTTCTTCAGTTGCTCGTTTGAAATGACCGGAACATTTTCTCCCAGGAACAATCGTAGTTTTCGATGTCCGAGCGCATAACCTAATGCCAGAATCGCAGCGCGGTTCTCCTTGACCGGATCTCCGTCCACCGATCTCTTTCTGGCTTCAGAAAAAACTTCCACAAAACAATCACCAAAAGTGAGTTGGGGGCGATTCTCGGACAAGCCTATCAACGTATTGACGTAAATGGTGATTGTCGGTTCGAGATCCTCGATCAGGCCAAACTCAAGCATTGCCTGACGCAGATTTTCTCGATTCACATTCAGCTGTGAGTAAGTCACCGTGGCGAGGCCATCGTCAATTTTAATTTTCTTGAGCGAATGCAAAAAACGATCTGCTGTGGGAGAGTTCCACTGATTATTGAAAAGAATCGGTCCACAGAATTTCAGGAAACCGGGAGGAATGCTGAGGTTCCCGATGACAAACGTCTTCGGACGATAACCGAGAACTCCCTGGTGAGTTGTCACTTCCCCTGCCGTCGTCAAGTTGAGGCGAGAAGAGGTGAACTGATTCTCCGGGAGTTGCAACGAAACTTGTAGCTCCGGGAGATTTTTCTTGAGGGTCAGTTTTTCTTGATGATCTCCGGGGAATACCGAAAGCCCCCAGCTGAGAAGTTGATTCAACTCAGTTTCGGTCAGGCTCAGCTTTCTGGTTTCTTCTGATTGCAACTTTCGAGGATCGTGCTCTTTAAATATTTTGACAAGATTCCGACGATCGTCGCTCGCCACTTTCGTCTCTGCAATTTCAAGCGGATTCCCAGAAAACGCAAGCTGAGCCATGAAGTAAGTGCCGCCGATGAAGACAACACCTATAAAACAGGTCTGGAACAGGAACCATCCTAGTAAACTCCGCGACCGCATCCATGTTGTGCCAAGCCAACTCCCACTCAGACTTGCGACGATCAGTGCAAGAACGACCACGAAAGAAGGAATCACAATCGGCAGCCTGTGCTTTCCGATCGTGAACAAAGTCGTCAAGCTAAAGGCGAGTATGAAAGCTGTGAACCAGGAGGCCAGAAAGCGAGGCCACGAGGTGACGAGAATTCCGGGAGAGAAAGCTGCCCCAATCAGAAATGAGAGAACCGTTAGAAGAGAGAGCTCAAGCAGACTGTTCGCTGCCGAGATGAAAATTGTCTTGAACGGATCTTTGGGAGCTTGATCGATCAGCGATGGGAGAATGCTCGCGGATTCCACTGCATTCCAATATGCCAGACAGGCGAGCGCGACGACTTCGACGATCAATAGGATGCGCACAAAACCACGCCAACGCAGAAAGCGGTCCTGCCTATGTTGGCTGCTCGCTGGGTCTTCAACTTCCTTGGTCGACATGTGCTGGTCTCTCACTGAAGTTTCGTCGGTCGTGAAAATGCAGGTTTCGACATTGATCTCTTTCGATAAAATGAATCGAGAATGAAGATCCAGAGTCACGAGGTATTTGATTTGAAATTCTGAGCGAAGAGCGATCTTAACACTTTTGGGAAGCTTGAGTCAGTTACGACCTTCATAGTGATCAGGGTAAGAACAGCTCGGTCGAGTTTTGCCTGCCATCCATTGAGCATTCATGTATGCACGATGACGTGAAATCAAAGCCAGTTCAAACTGCTGTCTCTATTTGACGGACCATGCAGCCTGTCTTAGAGCATCTTTCGAATAGGTTTGCAGGCTCTGCCTCGTGGCGAACAGCATTTTTACTAGAGCAATGCGTTCCTCACGGGCGCACGGTAGAGCAAACGGCTCTGGACACATTTTTCTTCATCCGTTAATGAATCAATGCAAATCGCAACGACCATAGGGATGAACGGATGGCCATTCTCAAGAATGCAGTCGTACTTCTATTACTGTTTAAGCTGACGGGTTGCACTCTCCTTGAGCATGGGCAGCAGGCCGGGGAAGCGAAGCCATATTCAGCCACACTTGAATGTGCAGAAGTTGCCTGGGACGTTGGTGCGATGAGGTACAAGAAATACTCCGATGAGTGCCCAGCTCTCATTGGATGGTTTTCTCTGTGTGGTCTACCACTTGTTGCCCTAGCAGATACTGCGGTTCTTCCGGTAAGAGCATTTCAGGCGAAACAGGCAGAAAAACAAGACTGCCTCTAAAAAATTGCTTCCCGAGACAGTCGCATTTTTACAAACTCTGAGTTGCTTCTAACGAGATCCACAGATTCGAGGTTGTAACAACTCATCAGATTCACAAGATTGCAGACTCTTGAATTACGATCAGTGGAGCATATTTGATGCGATTTCTTTGTGGAATCTTGAGCACAGTTTGGGCAATTTCAGCTTTGGGATGCTCTGCATTAATTGCAAACGCTGGAATCGATCTTGAGCAGATAGACACGCGGGAACTTATCGTTCAGGAATTTGGTCAGCCACTTTCTGTCCATTATACTGAAGACGGAACTATCGAGAGTTTCCATACGAGGCGAAAAATTGCGGAGCCTTTGAAAGCCGCGGGTTATTGCATGGAGTTCGGAATGCTGCTCGGAGTCTATGAACCTAAAAGTACTGCGGTCGAGGTAGGTCTATTCACCTGGAACTCTGTCATTGGTCGAGACTTTAGAATTCTATTTGACCAAAGCGGAAATGCCGTTCGATATGAACTCTACTTCGACGATGACGATCTTCCTGTTTCACAGCTTGAAACACAGAATGTGACAGACGAATAGAAATAAAGTTTTGAGTTGCATAAGCCGGACTTCAGTAATAACTGATCACGTGCGTGATCTTTCCTGATTCTGTAAATCGGTAAATACGGCCAGATGAAGAAACGGTGAAAATATCTTTTGCTTTGAAAGTTGACACAGCGAACTTCAGTCGCAATCATGTGTCCCGCCTGAGGGAGCATGTCACTTTCTTTCGACGTAACTCCTTCAGCAGAAGTCTCAACGGTCGGGTAGCTCAGTTGGTAGAGCACAGGATTGAAAATCCTGGTGTCGGCGGTTCAAACCCGCCCCCGACCACTTTTCAACTCCATGCTGCCAAATCGGTGGCATGGAGTTTTTTTGTTTCTTTCGAATTGCTTTGTGAGAGTTTGCAGCAAGAAACGCTCACGCCACTTCCATGGAATTTTTAATGAACATCGCGTGCTCTCTTGCGGATTTGAGCGAATCATCACAAAAAGCACTTTTTACAGATCTCGGCAATGCGAAGAGGCCTCGCAAAAGGCTGTTCTTAGAGTAGTCTGCTCTACCGAGTGCCCGTGAAGAACCCGTTTCTTTGAAAAAAATGCTGTTCGTCACGAGGCAGAAAGCTGAATTGAATTTTCGAACTCGCTTCATCCGAATCAGTCGACCTTCACCGGTGAGACGAAGTCGTCTGGCTTAATCGCGAGAAGTGAGCATTGCAGGCCGTAAAGCAGGCGTTCGGCGGTATTTCCGATAAGGAATCCAGGCACCCCTCCCCGTCCGATTGTTCCCATGACCAACAGGTCGGCATGATTTTCGACAACGACTTGTTCCACGACAGTATCTGCCGGGCCGCCCTGGACAACAATTTGTGTTCCTTGCTGAATTGTTCGATAGTCCGTCATTGAAAGCCGCTCGAAGACCTCTCTTTCTGCATCTGTTTGGATTTTGAGTCGGTACTTGTCGAGATCTTCTTCCGAGCATTCCGTTCGTATCATCGCCCCTTCGTGCGGGTAACTCACTGCGCTCACAATCAGAAGTCGTGCATCAATAAATTGTGCAGTGGAAACGGCTGTGTGCAGGACTTTTTCACCGACCGGCGAGAGATCATCAGCAGCCACGATTGTGGTCGCTGATTCTGGATCGACATCGGGACGAGTCACCCAAACGGGGCAAGGACACTTTCGCAACAACTTGACAGCAGTACTTCCGTAGAGCATCCGTGTCGTCGCAGACTTTTCGCGAGTTCCGACAATAATCAGGTCGAAGTCTTCACGAATGACTTCGCGAGTCAGTTCTTGCCAGCCCCGTCCATAGACAATTTTTGAGCTGACTTCGACGCCTGCACTGCGCCCTTTCTCGATGAATGTCTCGATTTGTTCGGAAATGAGTTTCTGATATTCTGTGCCGGCAGATGACTCAAGTTTATCCTTTGATGATGGTGCCGGTCCGCGCAGAACGGACATGAGCGTAAGCTTTGCCCCTGCCTTCTCAGCGAGCCACAACGATTTCTCAATTGCCCGACGTGTCGGGAGTGGAAGCTCTCCAGTCGTGCGGTGAAAATCAACGCCAACGAGTATGCGACTCAATG from Thalassoglobus polymorphus includes the following:
- a CDS encoding DUF1501 domain-containing protein codes for the protein MFRLSLGSTGRYCDGVSRRSFLQIGMAGMGSLGMSDILRAKAQAGSSSQAETSLILIWLDGGPSHMDTYDPKPDAPSEYRGIWNHIPTNVPGIDITELFPLQAKLADRYSLVRSVHHNAGDHFTAGHWMLTGRGGVNGAMKAQKYPFFGAVATKVLGPRVAGMPAFVGVPYSMSIGIRPGYFGGHYLGVENNPFETVGDPNNDNFKVQNLNLAKGLNLDRLTERRSLTVHFDEVRRLMDKSKAMQTTDQFEQEAYELVTGARARDAFDIQQETPENRDRYGRNSWGQSVLLARRLVEAGSTIVTCHFGGWDSHWDHQARMETYLPKVDLAVSGLLNDLKERGLDEKVMVVVCGEFGRTPKMNNGGNGGAPMSKGTPGRDHWGNALSVLMAGGGLKGGTVVGATNKRGEHPTERPVRPGDLHHTILRQLGVDPTLNFLNHAGRPIPAVDHGAVIEELIA
- a CDS encoding universal stress protein, yielding MHTLSRILVGVDFHRTTGELPLPTRRAIEKSLWLAEKAGAKLTLMSVLRGPAPSSKDKLESSAGTEYQKLISEQIETFIEKGRSAGVEVSSKIVYGRGWQELTREVIREDFDLIIVGTREKSATTRMLYGSTAVKLLRKCPCPVWVTRPDVDPESATTIVAADDLSPVGEKVLHTAVSTAQFIDARLLIVSAVSYPHEGAMIRTECSEEDLDKYRLKIQTDAEREVFERLSMTDYRTIQQGTQIVVQGGPADTVVEQVVVENHADLLVMGTIGRGGVPGFLIGNTAERLLYGLQCSLLAIKPDDFVSPVKVD